A stretch of Sulfitobacter sp. THAF37 DNA encodes these proteins:
- the dusB gene encoding tRNA dihydrouridine synthase DusB has translation MTVTRLPIDLSPPVFLAPMAGITDLPYRSLVARFGAGLVVSEMVASQELLSRRPGTREKAELGLGIEGTAVQIAGREAAPMAEAARMIAGQGARIIDINMGCPAKKVTQGASGSALMKTPDHALRLIEAVVAAVDVPVTLKTRLGWDDGMLNAPDIARRAEAAGIRMITIHGRTRCHFYKGRANWRAIARVKDAVGIPVIANGDITGPRAARTALDHSGADGVMIGRGAQGRPWLLAEISHALYDTPAPQVPTGRAFADMVEDHYDAMLAFYGADLGARVARKHLGWYMDTVDTPGDLRRALLTAPSPAEVRRLIRTAMLPDAARVAA, from the coding sequence GTGACCGTGACCCGCCTGCCAATCGACCTGTCCCCGCCGGTGTTCCTGGCCCCCATGGCCGGAATCACCGATCTTCCCTACCGCAGCCTGGTCGCGCGCTTTGGCGCGGGGCTAGTGGTGTCGGAAATGGTGGCAAGCCAGGAACTGCTGAGCCGCCGCCCCGGCACCCGCGAAAAGGCGGAGCTGGGCCTTGGCATCGAAGGCACCGCCGTGCAGATCGCGGGCCGCGAGGCCGCGCCGATGGCAGAGGCCGCGCGCATGATCGCGGGGCAGGGCGCGCGGATCATCGACATCAACATGGGCTGCCCGGCCAAGAAAGTGACCCAGGGTGCCTCCGGCTCCGCCCTGATGAAGACCCCCGACCACGCCCTGCGCCTGATCGAGGCTGTGGTGGCGGCGGTGGATGTGCCCGTCACCCTCAAGACCCGGCTTGGCTGGGACGACGGGATGCTCAACGCCCCGGATATCGCCCGGCGGGCCGAAGCGGCGGGCATTCGCATGATCACCATCCACGGCCGCACCCGCTGCCATTTCTACAAGGGGCGTGCCAACTGGCGCGCGATCGCCCGTGTCAAGGACGCGGTCGGCATCCCGGTCATCGCCAACGGCGACATCACCGGCCCCCGTGCCGCGCGCACGGCGCTCGACCATTCCGGCGCGGACGGCGTGATGATCGGGCGCGGCGCACAGGGGCGGCCCTGGCTGCTGGCCGAGATATCCCATGCGCTTTACGACACGCCCGCGCCACAGGTGCCAACCGGACGCGCCTTTGCCGACATGGTCGAAGACCACTACGACGCCATGCTGGCTTTCTACGGGGCCGACCTGGGCGCTCGGGTCGCCCGCAAGCACCTGGGCTGGTACATGGATACCGTCGACACGCCGGGCGACCTGCGCCGCGCGCTGCTGACCGCCCCGTCCCCCGCAGAGGTGCGCAGGCTGATCCGCACCGCCATGCTGCCCGACGCCGCCCGGGTGGCCGCATGA
- a CDS encoding nitrogen regulation protein NR(II), translated as MSMDLQIWASLPIPSFVIAPDNSIESVNPAAEGFLNASAKHVTGAPVWDMVAVDDPLEEAFVRARETGTPLFVNDIDVGSGQRPPLKSSLQIAPLSGRPGYMLMMISPRELAGRMTQSHSVKSAAKSAIGMAEMLVHEIKNPLAGITGAAQLLSMNLSADELELTDLIVAESRRIVKLLEQVEQFGNLTAPVRKPVNLHDVLDRARRSALLGFGAQMKIIEDYDPSLPPALGDKDQLLQVVLNLLKNAAEAAGEGGGTIRLHTYFEHSFRLRRADGTGQSLPLQIEVIDDGPGLPEHIKPVIFDPFVSGRENGTGLGLALVSKIISEHDGWISVDSTPGRTVFRISLSRATAQQEET; from the coding sequence ATGAGCATGGACCTCCAGATCTGGGCCTCGCTGCCGATCCCCAGCTTCGTGATCGCGCCCGACAACAGCATTGAATCCGTGAACCCCGCCGCCGAAGGCTTTCTCAACGCCTCGGCCAAACATGTGACCGGCGCGCCCGTCTGGGACATGGTGGCGGTCGACGACCCCCTGGAAGAAGCCTTCGTGCGCGCCCGCGAGACCGGCACACCGCTCTTTGTCAATGACATCGACGTGGGGTCCGGCCAGCGCCCGCCGCTGAAATCCTCGCTCCAGATCGCGCCGCTGTCGGGGCGGCCCGGTTACATGCTGATGATGATCAGCCCGCGCGAACTGGCGGGCCGCATGACGCAAAGCCATTCGGTCAAATCCGCCGCCAAATCCGCCATCGGCATGGCCGAGATGCTGGTGCACGAGATCAAGAACCCGCTGGCGGGCATCACCGGCGCGGCGCAGCTGCTGTCGATGAACCTCAGCGCGGACGAACTGGAACTGACGGATCTCATCGTCGCGGAAAGTCGCCGCATCGTGAAGCTGCTGGAACAGGTGGAGCAATTCGGCAACCTGACCGCGCCGGTGCGCAAACCCGTCAATCTGCACGACGTGCTGGACCGCGCGCGGCGCTCCGCCTTGCTGGGGTTCGGCGCGCAGATGAAGATCATCGAGGATTACGACCCCTCGCTGCCGCCCGCCCTGGGCGACAAGGACCAGCTGCTGCAGGTGGTGCTGAACCTGCTCAAGAACGCCGCCGAAGCCGCCGGAGAAGGCGGCGGCACGATCCGCCTGCACACCTACTTTGAACATTCCTTCCGCCTGCGCCGGGCCGATGGCACCGGTCAGTCGCTGCCGCTGCAGATCGAGGTGATCGACGACGGTCCGGGCCTGCCCGAACACATCAAACCGGTGATCTTCGATCCCTTCGTGTCGGGGCGCGAGAACGGCACCGGGCTGGGGCTGGCGCTGGTCAGCAAGATCATTTCCGAACACGACGGCTGGATCTCGGTGGACAGCACACCGGGCCGGACCGTCTTTCGCATATCGTTGTCCCGCGCCACGGCGCAGCAAGAGGAGACCTAA
- a CDS encoding response regulator, whose amino-acid sequence MDGTVLVADDDRTIRTVLTQALTRAGCKVHATSSLTTLMRWVGEGKGDVVITDVAMPDGNGLEMLPKISLDRPDMPVIVISAQNTIMTAIKAAEAEAFDYLPKPFDLPDLMKRTARALDRKGAPRAAPASRTASDERDDLPLVGRTPVMQALYRLVARVMNTDLPVLIWGESGTGKSLIGRAIHDFSDRRSLPFVTVTGAELQDLEGPARVLARVRGGTLLIDEIADIDKEVQARIARMMDAPGEYAPRFLAASQSDLAAAMKAGTLRRDLYYRLSGATLHVPALRDRVEDIDLLAAHFLEKAEGTGTTGPRHLSEGASKVFANYPWPGNVRQLEHAMRQLALTSRAAEISQAEAEQVLGAQPSPEPLSTQANTERLGQSVERHLRRYFDQHGAVLPPPGLYAQILREVEAPLIEIALGATSGNQAKCADLLGINRNTLRKKITDLDIEVTRGRKMM is encoded by the coding sequence ATGGATGGCACCGTTCTTGTCGCCGATGACGACCGCACGATCCGCACCGTCCTGACCCAGGCGCTGACCCGCGCGGGCTGCAAGGTGCATGCCACCTCCAGCCTGACCACGCTGATGCGCTGGGTGGGCGAGGGCAAGGGCGACGTGGTCATAACCGATGTTGCCATGCCCGATGGCAACGGTCTGGAAATGCTGCCGAAAATCTCGCTCGACCGGCCCGACATGCCGGTGATCGTGATCTCGGCCCAGAACACCATCATGACCGCGATCAAGGCCGCCGAGGCCGAAGCCTTTGACTATCTGCCCAAACCGTTCGACCTGCCGGACCTGATGAAGCGGACCGCCCGCGCGCTTGACCGAAAGGGCGCACCGCGCGCGGCACCCGCCAGCCGAACCGCATCGGACGAACGTGACGACCTGCCGCTGGTGGGCCGCACCCCGGTCATGCAGGCGCTCTACCGGCTGGTGGCGCGGGTCATGAACACCGATCTGCCGGTGCTGATCTGGGGCGAAAGCGGCACCGGAAAATCGCTGATCGGGCGCGCGATCCACGACTTCTCCGACCGCCGTTCGCTGCCCTTCGTGACCGTGACCGGGGCCGAACTGCAGGACCTCGAAGGACCCGCACGGGTGCTGGCGCGGGTGCGCGGCGGCACGCTGCTGATCGACGAAATCGCCGACATCGACAAGGAAGTGCAGGCCCGGATCGCGCGGATGATGGACGCACCGGGCGAATATGCGCCGCGCTTTCTGGCGGCCAGCCAGTCCGACCTTGCCGCCGCGATGAAGGCCGGAACCCTGCGCCGCGATCTTTATTACCGGCTGTCGGGCGCCACCCTGCATGTGCCCGCCCTGCGCGACCGGGTGGAGGACATCGACCTCCTGGCCGCGCATTTTCTGGAAAAGGCCGAAGGCACCGGGACCACCGGCCCCCGCCACCTGTCCGAAGGCGCGTCCAAGGTCTTTGCCAATTACCCCTGGCCGGGCAACGTGCGACAGCTCGAACACGCGATGCGCCAGCTTGCCCTGACCAGCCGCGCGGCGGAAATCTCGCAGGCCGAGGCCGAGCAGGTGCTGGGCGCGCAGCCCTCGCCCGAACCGCTGAGCACCCAGGCCAATACCGAACGTCTGGGCCAGAGCGTTGAGCGCCACCTGCGCCGCTACTTCGACCAGCATGGTGCGGTGCTGCCGCCGCCGGGTCTTTATGCGCAGATCCTGCGCGAAGTGGAGGCCCCGCTGATCGAGATCGCGCTTGGCGCGACCTCGGGGAATCAGGCCAAATGCGCCGATCTTCTGGGCATCAACCGGAACACGCTGCGCAAGAAAATCACCGATCTCGATATTGAGGTGACACGGGGCCGCAAAATGATGTAA
- a CDS encoding PAS domain-containing sensor histidine kinase, producing the protein MEKLGRLRRVKRVRNLSTLGLVVLGPVLAMATYLILGPLGQGANTPSLRLILLTDLVYVLLVAALVLSQVARLVAARRAKSAGSRLHLRLTGVFALMALIPTISVAVFAGLTVNVGLEGWFSDRVRSVVESSLTAAQAYEAEQREGLREDAAALARFIDQNTGPGRVLTDRQLLTEGQGQIQRGLREAYLIDGTGQIRARGARSYLFNFEQPTEQQIADSRDADILVIEDWANNEFRALVPLREVVDRYLYVSRDVDGDILSLLDETQETARLYQQLEADRGRLLFEFGLLYVGFAVILILAAVWLGLWFAERLSGPVGRLTGAAQQVGAGDLEVQVREEDGDDEIAMLGRYFNQMTTQLRGQREALLDNNRQIERRRRLFDSVLTSVTSGVVGLDPEGRVTFVNRSAMRLLDWSEDQQSLALSVAVPEFGPLFDTLSGTGAEATTGEVKVSRQGTMENLLVRMATRRSDNGRLEGYVVAFDDVTDLVSAQRMAAWGDVARRIAHEIKNPLTPIQLSAERIKRKFGAQLQGEDAERLDQMTSVIIRQTGDLRRIVDEFSKFARMPEPETAQEDLGQLLRDAVLLQRAGQPGVRIRDSLPDAPVLGQVDAAMISQALTNLIKNAGEAIESLQEKGAPDDLVPQIRVALIPDGTTARITIADNGIGLPEDRARLFEPYVTTRSEGTGLGLPIVKKIIEEHGGSLTLENAPVFEGQTHFGAMAVITLPIVPAQTPAQMEETA; encoded by the coding sequence TTGGAGAAACTGGGCCGCCTGCGGCGCGTCAAACGCGTGCGCAATCTGTCCACGCTGGGCCTGGTCGTGCTGGGGCCGGTGCTGGCCATGGCGACCTATCTCATTCTCGGGCCGCTGGGGCAGGGTGCCAACACGCCCAGCCTGCGGCTGATCCTTCTGACCGACCTTGTCTATGTCCTGCTGGTCGCGGCGCTGGTGTTGTCGCAGGTGGCGCGGCTGGTCGCGGCGCGCCGCGCGAAATCCGCCGGGTCGCGTCTGCACCTGCGGCTGACCGGGGTGTTCGCGCTGATGGCGCTGATCCCCACCATCAGCGTCGCGGTCTTTGCGGGGCTGACCGTCAACGTCGGCCTGGAGGGCTGGTTTTCCGACCGCGTCCGCTCGGTGGTGGAAAGTTCCCTGACCGCCGCGCAGGCCTATGAGGCCGAACAGCGCGAGGGCCTGCGCGAGGATGCGGCGGCTCTGGCCCGGTTCATCGACCAGAACACCGGGCCGGGGCGTGTGCTGACCGACCGGCAATTGCTGACCGAAGGTCAGGGCCAGATCCAGCGCGGCCTGCGCGAGGCCTATCTGATCGACGGCACCGGCCAGATCCGGGCGCGCGGGGCGCGGTCGTATCTGTTCAACTTCGAGCAACCGACCGAACAGCAGATCGCCGACTCGCGCGACGCCGACATCCTGGTGATCGAGGATTGGGCCAACAACGAATTCCGCGCGCTGGTGCCGCTTCGGGAGGTGGTGGACCGCTATCTCTACGTGAGCCGCGATGTGGACGGCGATATCCTGTCGCTGCTTGATGAAACCCAGGAAACCGCGCGGCTCTATCAGCAGCTTGAAGCCGACCGGGGGCGGCTGCTGTTCGAATTCGGCCTGCTCTACGTCGGCTTTGCGGTGATCCTGATCCTGGCCGCCGTCTGGCTTGGCCTGTGGTTCGCCGAACGGCTTTCGGGGCCGGTGGGGCGGCTGACCGGGGCGGCGCAGCAGGTCGGCGCGGGCGATCTGGAGGTGCAGGTCCGGGAAGAGGACGGCGACGACGAGATCGCGATGCTGGGGCGCTACTTCAACCAGATGACCACCCAGCTGCGCGGTCAGCGCGAGGCGCTCCTGGACAACAACCGCCAGATCGAACGCCGCCGCAGGCTTTTCGATTCGGTGCTGACATCGGTGACCTCCGGGGTGGTGGGGCTGGATCCCGAGGGGCGCGTGACCTTCGTCAACCGGTCCGCCATGCGGCTGCTGGACTGGTCAGAGGACCAGCAGTCGCTGGCGCTGAGCGTGGCGGTGCCCGAGTTCGGCCCGCTCTTCGACACCCTCTCCGGGACCGGGGCGGAGGCGACCACGGGCGAGGTCAAGGTGTCGCGCCAGGGCACGATGGAGAACCTGCTGGTGCGCATGGCGACCCGGCGCAGCGACAATGGCAGGCTTGAGGGCTACGTGGTCGCCTTTGACGATGTGACGGACCTGGTCAGCGCCCAGCGGATGGCCGCCTGGGGCGACGTGGCGCGCCGCATCGCGCATGAGATCAAGAACCCGCTGACCCCGATCCAGCTGTCGGCAGAGCGGATCAAGCGCAAGTTCGGCGCGCAGCTGCAGGGCGAAGACGCCGAGCGGCTGGACCAGATGACCAGCGTGATCATCCGCCAGACCGGCGATCTGCGCCGTATCGTCGACGAATTCTCCAAGTTCGCCCGGATGCCCGAGCCCGAGACCGCGCAGGAGGATCTTGGCCAGCTCCTGCGCGACGCGGTGCTGCTGCAACGGGCGGGCCAGCCCGGCGTGCGCATCCGCGACAGCCTGCCCGACGCGCCGGTGCTGGGGCAGGTGGATGCCGCGATGATTTCCCAGGCGCTGACCAACCTGATCAAGAACGCCGGGGAAGCCATTGAAAGCCTGCAAGAAAAAGGCGCTCCCGACGATCTGGTGCCGCAGATCAGGGTGGCATTGATACCGGACGGGACCACCGCGCGGATCACCATCGCCGACAACGGCATCGGCCTGCCCGAGGACCGGGCACGGCTGTTCGAGCCCTATGTGACGACCCGCAGCGAAGGCACCGGCCTTGGCCTGCCGATCGTCAAGAAGATCATCGAGGAACATGGCGGCAGCCTGACCCTTGAAAACGCCCCCGTGTTCGAGGGGCAAACCCACTTTGGCGCGATGGCGGTGATCACCCTGCCGATCGTCCCAGCCCAGACCCCAGCCCAGATGGAGGAAACCGCATGA
- a CDS encoding sigma-54 dependent transcriptional regulator encodes MSDILIVDDERDIRELISDILEDEGFATRLAGGSDEAMAAINTEPPGLMILDIWLKDSRMDGIDILKAVKRDNPDVPVVIISGHGNIEIAVAAIKQGAYDFIEKPFNIDQLLVVIRRAMETSRLRRENQTLKRKDVASSDMLGSSAAFRSLLGQLDKVTKSNGRVMLSGPAGSGKEIAARYIHAHSNRAQAPFVTVNCAGVAPDRMEEVLFGRETAERGVESGVLEQAHGGVIYFDEVADMPLGTQSKILRVLVDQQFTRVGGNDKVRVDLRVISSTNRDLEAEIRAGTFRQELYHRLNVVPIAVPSLEERREDIPLLAEHFIAEFNRSQGLPQRALSDDAIALMQTMVWPGNVRQLKNLVERVLILGEGTGPIEARELPGEEDRGEDDGRVVLSGALATLPLREAREAFEREYLLTQINRFGGNISRTANFVGMERSALHRKLKSLGVVTSAKAGVRVAHVDEEQAAAE; translated from the coding sequence ATGAGTGATATTCTGATTGTTGACGACGAAAGAGACATCCGCGAGTTGATTTCGGACATCTTGGAAGACGAGGGATTCGCGACACGGCTGGCGGGCGGCTCGGACGAGGCGATGGCCGCGATCAACACCGAACCGCCCGGGCTGATGATCCTCGATATCTGGCTCAAGGACAGCCGGATGGACGGCATCGACATCCTCAAGGCGGTCAAGCGCGACAACCCGGACGTGCCGGTGGTCATCATCTCGGGCCACGGGAACATCGAAATCGCGGTGGCGGCGATCAAACAGGGTGCCTACGATTTCATCGAAAAGCCGTTCAACATCGACCAGCTTCTGGTGGTGATCCGCCGCGCCATGGAAACCTCGCGCCTGCGCCGCGAGAACCAGACGCTCAAGCGCAAGGACGTCGCGTCCTCGGACATGCTGGGCAGTTCGGCCGCCTTCCGGTCGCTGCTGGGCCAGCTCGACAAGGTGACGAAATCAAACGGGCGCGTGATGCTGAGCGGCCCGGCCGGATCGGGCAAGGAAATTGCGGCGCGCTATATCCACGCCCATTCCAACCGGGCGCAGGCCCCCTTCGTCACCGTGAACTGCGCAGGCGTCGCCCCGGACCGGATGGAAGAAGTCCTGTTTGGCCGCGAAACCGCCGAGCGGGGAGTGGAATCCGGCGTGCTGGAACAGGCCCACGGCGGGGTGATCTACTTTGACGAGGTGGCGGATATGCCGCTGGGCACCCAGTCCAAGATCCTGCGGGTGCTGGTGGACCAGCAATTCACCCGCGTCGGCGGCAACGACAAGGTCAGGGTGGATCTGCGGGTGATCTCTTCGACCAACCGTGACCTGGAAGCCGAGATCCGGGCCGGGACCTTTCGCCAGGAGCTGTATCACCGGCTGAATGTCGTGCCGATTGCGGTGCCGTCGCTGGAGGAACGCCGCGAGGACATTCCGCTGCTTGCCGAACATTTCATCGCGGAATTCAACCGCAGCCAGGGGTTGCCGCAGCGCGCCCTCAGCGACGATGCGATTGCGCTGATGCAGACCATGGTCTGGCCCGGCAATGTGCGCCAGCTCAAGAACCTGGTGGAGCGCGTGCTGATCCTGGGCGAGGGGACCGGCCCGATCGAGGCGCGCGAACTGCCCGGCGAAGAGGACCGCGGCGAAGACGACGGCCGGGTGGTGCTGTCCGGTGCTCTGGCGACCCTGCCGCTGCGCGAGGCCCGCGAGGCGTTCGAGCGGGAGTACCTGCTGACCCAGATCAACCGTTTCGGCGGCAATATCTCCCGCACGGCGAACTTTGTCGGCATGGAGCGTTCGGCGCTGCACCGCAAGCTGAAGTCGCTGGGGGTCGTGACCTCGGCCAAGGCGGGGGTGCGGGTGGCCCATGTGGACGAGGAACAGGCGGCGGCGGAGTGA
- the trkA gene encoding Trk system potassium transporter TrkA yields the protein MKVIICGAGQVGWQIARHLSGERNDVTVVDSNVDLIRRATDTLDVQGIAGFASYPDVLDRAGARDAEMIIAATHSDEVNMVTCQVAHSVFGINRKIARLRSQSYLDAIYSDLYRRDHMPIDVVISPEKEVAAAALQRLSAPAAFDTEVFMDGQAHLLGITIDQDCPVVNTPLRQLTDLFSTLRAVVVGVRRDGTLFAPESADQLFVGDDTYVFCHHEDIPRTMEIFGKRTSKQERIVLVGGGNVGLTVALHLETGASRMRTKMIEKNRKCAERAAEALERTIVLNGDGLDAALLAEAGISRADAMLAVTDDDKTNMLSCVRAKAEGCPFTIALINDPTLVPLMTPLGIDAYINPRATTVSSILRHMRHGRVRAVYSIGDAEAEVIEAEVLSTSPIAGRMISEIEFPEGVLVGMLRKGGKDGKIVRPLSKTRIDEGDTIVVFALTGDVAKVEQLLQVSIDFF from the coding sequence ATGAAGGTCATCATTTGCGGTGCGGGTCAGGTTGGCTGGCAGATTGCCCGCCACCTCAGCGGCGAAAGGAACGACGTCACCGTGGTGGACAGCAACGTCGACCTGATCCGGCGGGCTACCGACACGCTGGACGTGCAGGGCATCGCGGGCTTCGCGAGCTATCCTGACGTGCTCGACCGCGCGGGCGCCCGCGATGCCGAGATGATCATCGCCGCCACCCATTCCGACGAGGTCAACATGGTGACATGCCAGGTCGCCCATTCGGTCTTCGGCATCAACCGCAAGATCGCGCGCCTGCGGTCGCAAAGCTATCTGGATGCGATCTATTCCGACCTCTACCGGCGCGACCACATGCCCATCGACGTGGTGATCAGCCCGGAAAAGGAAGTCGCCGCCGCCGCGCTGCAGCGCCTGTCGGCCCCCGCCGCCTTTGACACGGAGGTGTTCATGGACGGGCAGGCGCATCTTCTGGGCATCACCATCGACCAGGACTGCCCGGTGGTGAACACGCCACTGCGCCAGCTGACGGATCTGTTCTCCACGCTGCGGGCGGTGGTGGTCGGCGTGCGCCGGGACGGGACCCTGTTTGCGCCGGAATCCGCCGATCAGCTTTTCGTGGGGGACGATACCTACGTCTTCTGTCATCACGAGGACATCCCCCGCACGATGGAAATCTTCGGCAAGCGGACCTCCAAACAGGAGCGCATCGTGCTCGTGGGCGGGGGCAACGTGGGGCTGACCGTGGCCCTGCATCTGGAAACCGGCGCCAGCCGGATGCGGACCAAGATGATCGAAAAGAACCGCAAATGCGCCGAACGCGCCGCCGAGGCGCTGGAGCGGACCATCGTGCTGAACGGCGACGGGCTGGACGCGGCGCTGCTGGCCGAAGCCGGCATCAGCCGCGCCGATGCGATGCTGGCTGTCACCGACGACGACAAGACCAACATGCTGTCCTGCGTGCGCGCCAAGGCCGAGGGCTGCCCCTTTACCATCGCGCTGATCAACGATCCCACCCTGGTCCCGCTGATGACGCCGCTGGGCATTGATGCCTACATCAACCCGCGGGCCACCACCGTCAGCTCGATCCTGCGGCACATGCGCCACGGGCGGGTGCGCGCGGTCTATTCCATCGGCGACGCCGAAGCCGAAGTGATCGAGGCCGAGGTGCTGTCGACCTCGCCCATCGCGGGGCGGATGATCTCGGAGATCGAATTTCCCGAAGGCGTGCTGGTGGGGATGCTGCGCAAGGGCGGCAAGGACGGCAAGATCGTGCGACCCCTGTCCAAGACCCGCATCGACGAGGGCGACACCATCGTGGTTTTTGCGCTGACGGGCGACGTGGCCAAGGTGGAACAGCTTCTGCAAGTTTCCATCGACTTCTTCTGA
- a CDS encoding TrkH family potassium uptake protein gives MTAPRTRTDKTLGSSFLELPLFLLIFGIACASMLVPAFHGLVVDNHSAAQAFLYAGVLGLVAFSLVAIAHAGRAPRHGALGPLMSLLSAFVFLPVMLAIPFVEALPTTRFVNAYFEMVSAITTTGAPMFQDPDRLSATLHLWRAQVGWMGGLLMWVAASAILAPLHLGGFEVTAQAEPGRRDTSSARMAPMPPRARLVRVTRALLPIYAGLTLLLWLLLLAEGQRPLVALCHAMSVMATSGISPVGGVQNTGIGLSGEAVMALFMLFALSRLTFSKDTVTATQGGLRTDPEFRIGLFITLAVPLVLFGRHFLGAYDVSAMEQLGQAVRALWGALFTVLSFLTTTGFVSVHWIEAQNWSGLPTPGLILMGLALIGGGVATTAGGVKLLRVFALYQNGTREMERLVHPSSVSGAGVAGRRLQSNGAFIAWIFFMLFALSLTAVILLLTLTGVRFDNAVVLSVASLSTTGPLVEYATDSPIRLIELTVWAKAILCGAMVLGRLETLAIIALLTPDLWRG, from the coding sequence ATGACCGCGCCGCGCACCAGGACCGACAAGACCCTCGGAAGCAGCTTCCTGGAACTGCCGCTGTTCCTGCTCATCTTCGGCATCGCCTGCGCCTCGATGCTGGTGCCGGCGTTCCACGGCCTGGTGGTGGACAACCACAGCGCCGCACAGGCGTTTCTCTATGCCGGGGTGCTGGGCCTGGTGGCCTTCTCCCTCGTGGCCATTGCCCACGCGGGGCGCGCGCCCCGGCACGGCGCGCTCGGGCCGTTGATGTCGCTGCTCTCGGCCTTCGTGTTCCTGCCGGTGATGCTGGCCATCCCCTTTGTCGAGGCGCTGCCCACGACCCGCTTCGTCAACGCCTATTTCGAAATGGTCAGCGCCATCACCACCACCGGCGCCCCGATGTTTCAGGACCCCGACCGGCTGAGCGCCACGCTGCACCTGTGGCGTGCTCAGGTGGGCTGGATGGGCGGTCTGCTGATGTGGGTCGCGGCCTCGGCGATCCTGGCGCCGCTGCACCTGGGGGGGTTCGAAGTCACCGCGCAGGCCGAACCGGGGCGGCGCGATACGTCCTCGGCGCGGATGGCGCCGATGCCCCCGCGGGCGCGGCTGGTCCGGGTGACGCGCGCCTTGCTGCCGATCTACGCGGGGCTGACGCTGCTGCTTTGGCTGCTGCTGCTGGCCGAGGGCCAGCGCCCGCTGGTGGCGCTGTGCCACGCCATGTCGGTCATGGCGACCTCGGGGATTTCGCCGGTGGGCGGGGTGCAGAACACCGGCATCGGCCTGTCCGGAGAAGCGGTGATGGCGCTGTTCATGCTGTTCGCCCTGTCGCGGCTGACCTTTTCCAAGGATACGGTGACGGCGACGCAGGGCGGGCTGCGCACCGACCCCGAATTCCGCATTGGCCTGTTCATCACGCTGGCGGTGCCGCTGGTGCTGTTTGGCCGCCATTTCCTCGGGGCCTACGATGTCTCTGCGATGGAACAGCTGGGCCAGGCGGTGCGCGCGCTCTGGGGGGCGCTGTTCACCGTGCTGTCGTTCCTGACCACCACCGGTTTCGTGTCGGTCCACTGGATCGAAGCGCAGAACTGGTCCGGGCTGCCGACACCGGGGCTGATCCTGATGGGGCTGGCGCTGATCGGCGGCGGGGTGGCCACCACCGCGGGCGGGGTCAAGCTGCTGCGGGTCTTCGCGCTCTATCAGAACGGCACGCGGGAGATGGAGCGGCTGGTGCATCCTTCCTCTGTCAGCGGCGCGGGGGTCGCGGGACGGCGGCTGCAATCGAATGGCGCCTTCATCGCCTGGATCTTCTTCATGCTGTTCGCCCTGTCGCTGACAGCCGTGATCCTGCTGCTGACGCTGACCGGCGTGCGGTTCGACAATGCGGTGGTGCTGTCGGTGGCCTCGCTCTCCACCACCGGTCCGCTGGTGGAATACGCCACCGACAGCCCGATCCGGCTGATCGAGCTGACGGTCTGGGCCAAGGCGATCCTGTGCGGCGCGATGGTGCTGGGGCGGCTTGAAACGCTGGCGATCATCGCACTGCTGACACCGGACCTGTGGCGCGGCTGA
- the hfq gene encoding RNA chaperone Hfq, with protein sequence MASDRQNLQDAFLNHVRKTKVPVTIFLINGVKLQGVITWFDNFCVLLRRDGQSQLVYKHAISTIMPSQPISLYEGEDAS encoded by the coding sequence ATGGCGTCTGACAGACAGAACCTTCAGGATGCGTTCCTGAATCACGTACGCAAGACCAAGGTACCGGTCACCATTTTCCTGATCAACGGTGTGAAATTGCAAGGTGTGATCACCTGGTTCGATAATTTCTGCGTCCTGCTGCGCCGCGACGGACAGTCGCAGCTTGTCTACAAGCACGCCATCTCGACCATCATGCCCAGCCAGCCGATCAGCCTGTACGAGGGCGAAGACGCTTCTTGA